One region of Edaphobacter bradus genomic DNA includes:
- a CDS encoding SIS domain-containing protein, with amino-acid sequence MTTRNFQHAMLREIFEQPHAISQTLAAYIDGSSLREEAFLAAQQALVGRESLLISASGSSRHAGLFAEILFEDLAGIAVDVEYASEYIYRSTQTLKNPCFLVISQSGETADTSEALREATARGSSTIAITNKPESTMARLAGCSLPTLAGIERAIPATKSFTSQLAVLSLLALYAARVRGRMTRAVVESLLHKLHAVPGAMEAALPQWESQVATLARSLQAAESFIFLGRGIHYPIAREGALKLKESAYIQAEGYPSGELKHGPNALVNPRTALIVLATRDPHAPDSVLRYEKTVNLLRDLQKQKPEIISIVTEGDKQVTELSSHTITVPHAPEYLAPLYEVVPLQLLAYFMATERHIDVDNPRNLVKAVVQE; translated from the coding sequence ATGACGACCCGCAACTTCCAGCACGCCATGCTCCGCGAAATCTTCGAGCAGCCCCACGCCATCTCCCAGACCCTCGCCGCGTACATCGACGGCTCGAGTCTCCGCGAGGAGGCCTTTCTCGCCGCCCAGCAGGCGCTCGTAGGCCGCGAAAGCCTTCTCATCTCCGCCTCCGGATCCAGCCGCCACGCCGGTCTCTTCGCCGAGATCCTCTTTGAAGACCTTGCCGGCATCGCCGTCGACGTCGAATACGCCAGCGAGTACATCTACCGCTCCACCCAGACCCTCAAGAACCCCTGTTTTCTCGTCATCTCGCAGTCCGGCGAGACCGCCGACACCTCCGAAGCTCTCCGCGAGGCCACCGCGCGCGGTTCCTCCACCATCGCCATCACCAACAAGCCCGAGTCCACCATGGCCAGGCTGGCCGGATGCTCGCTGCCCACCCTGGCCGGCATCGAGCGCGCCATCCCGGCCACCAAGAGCTTCACCAGCCAGCTTGCCGTCCTCTCTCTGCTCGCGCTCTACGCCGCTCGCGTCCGCGGCCGCATGACCCGCGCCGTCGTCGAATCGCTCCTCCACAAGCTCCACGCCGTGCCCGGAGCCATGGAAGCCGCCCTCCCCCAGTGGGAATCTCAGGTCGCCACACTCGCGCGCTCCCTTCAGGCCGCCGAGTCCTTCATCTTCCTCGGCCGCGGCATCCACTATCCCATCGCCCGCGAAGGCGCCCTCAAGCTCAAGGAGTCGGCTTACATTCAGGCCGAGGGCTACCCCTCTGGCGAGCTCAAGCACGGCCCCAACGCGCTGGTAAATCCCCGCACCGCCCTCATTGTCCTCGCCACGCGCGATCCCCACGCTCCCGACTCCGTCCTCCGCTACGAGAAGACGGTCAACCTCCTGCGTGATCTGCAGAAGCAGAAGCCCGAGATCATCTCCATCGTCACCGAGGGCGACAAGCAGGTCACCGAGCTCAGCTCCCACACCATCACGGTTCCGCACGCTCCCGAGTATCTCGCGCCACTCTACGAGGTCGTGCCTCTGCAGCTCCTCGCCTACTTCATGGCCACCGAGCGCCACATCGACGTAGACAACCCCCGCAACCTCGTAAAAGCCGTAGTCCAGGAGTAA
- a CDS encoding PIG-L family deacetylase, which yields MRPDLFRGHAAIGLTLLSLVFDGPSLAAQQPGTPAYQSAFARPLPIDSGSTALAQSLQKLHTRASLAMVTAHPDDEDGGMLTYESRGQGVDTSLLTLNRGEGGQNVMTSDYWDELGTLRTQEHLAAGNYYGIHQYYSRVADFGFSKTIDEALRTWGEQRVLYDAVRFIRLTRPLVVTSVFVGNVSDGHGHHQVAGYTAQQVYKLAGDPTVFPDQIKAGLLPWSPLKVYCRLPFARVTDKGIYDYATGHYAPVRFRNYVNNTWIEGLPSATVEVPSGTYNPLLGASYMQIAREGLNEQKTQNGGIAIPLPRATSSPYHLYASRVAAAEHESSFFDGIDISLAGIASYAPVTEQGPWREKLNALNATVESAIRNFDAANPSTIAPTLASGLAQTNTLLDDVAKSGLPAEARYNMAHELTVKQRQFNLALQQSLGLALLANTSEDSSPTRPGPFGDMSLQQVTSQTVVPGQSIGVAVHIANQGSEPVSLSSVEVLSQAGPGFTITPNASITGELAAGASRDQSFGVTVPPHPELTKPYFSRPSLAQTWYDIDDPRYLGLPTRPYPLLAQATVTYHGVSIQLAGVVQTVNRVNGIGPVLQPLLIAPAISLLVTPRAGIVPIDDGAFDLSVKLHSSVKDPAKGTVHLDLPAGWTSTPASADFSTQREGEDQNLSFRVQPSSVQPKLYTITAVADYNGEKYTEGFETVGYPGVRPYPYYRPATYRTTGVDVKIAPGLKVGYVMGTGDDVGSSLEGLGVHPTYLAAQDIAAANLSQYDVIILGIRTYATRPELKTFNTCILDYVKNGGTVIVQYQTPEYDHNFGPYPLTLSGDPEKVIEEDSKVQILAPNDPVLNWPNKITTADFDNWVEERGHGFIRQWDSHYVAPTEMHDAGQDPQKGGLLYAHYGKGYYVYMAYAFFRQMPEGVPGSYRIMANLISMSRNHALATATGN from the coding sequence ATGAGACCTGACCTCTTCCGTGGACACGCTGCCATCGGCCTGACGCTCCTCTCCCTCGTCTTCGACGGCCCCAGCCTCGCGGCCCAACAGCCGGGGACACCGGCTTATCAGTCGGCCTTCGCGCGTCCGCTTCCCATTGACAGCGGCTCGACAGCTCTCGCGCAGTCTCTCCAGAAACTCCACACTCGTGCCTCACTCGCCATGGTCACCGCGCACCCCGACGACGAAGACGGCGGCATGCTCACCTACGAGTCACGCGGACAGGGCGTCGACACCTCGCTCCTCACACTCAACCGCGGCGAGGGCGGCCAGAACGTCATGACCTCCGACTACTGGGACGAGCTCGGAACTCTCCGCACCCAGGAGCACCTCGCCGCCGGCAACTACTACGGCATCCACCAGTACTACTCCCGCGTCGCCGACTTCGGCTTCTCCAAGACCATCGACGAAGCCCTCAGGACCTGGGGCGAGCAGCGCGTCCTCTACGACGCCGTCCGCTTCATCCGCCTCACGCGTCCGCTCGTCGTCACCTCCGTCTTCGTCGGCAACGTCTCCGACGGCCACGGTCACCATCAGGTCGCCGGCTACACCGCGCAGCAGGTCTACAAGCTCGCGGGCGACCCCACCGTCTTTCCCGACCAGATCAAGGCAGGCCTCCTTCCCTGGTCACCGCTCAAGGTCTACTGCCGCCTCCCCTTCGCCCGGGTCACCGACAAGGGCATCTACGACTACGCAACCGGCCACTACGCTCCCGTTCGCTTCCGCAACTACGTCAATAACACATGGATCGAGGGCCTTCCCTCCGCTACGGTCGAGGTTCCCAGCGGAACCTACAACCCACTCCTGGGCGCCAGCTACATGCAGATCGCGCGCGAGGGGCTCAACGAGCAGAAGACGCAGAATGGCGGTATCGCCATTCCGCTCCCTCGCGCCACCTCCAGCCCCTACCACCTCTACGCCTCACGCGTCGCCGCAGCGGAGCATGAGTCCTCCTTCTTCGACGGCATCGACATCTCACTCGCCGGCATCGCCTCCTATGCTCCCGTCACCGAACAGGGGCCGTGGCGCGAAAAGCTGAACGCCCTCAACGCGACCGTCGAGTCCGCCATTAGGAACTTCGACGCGGCGAATCCCTCCACCATCGCGCCCACTCTGGCCAGTGGTCTCGCCCAGACGAACACTCTCCTCGACGACGTCGCCAAAAGCGGTCTTCCCGCCGAGGCCCGCTACAACATGGCGCACGAGCTCACAGTCAAGCAGCGCCAGTTCAACCTCGCGCTCCAGCAGTCGCTCGGCCTTGCGCTGCTCGCTAACACCAGTGAAGACTCCAGCCCGACACGTCCCGGCCCCTTCGGCGACATGTCCCTGCAGCAGGTAACCTCGCAGACCGTTGTTCCCGGCCAGTCCATCGGCGTTGCCGTGCACATCGCCAATCAGGGCAGCGAACCCGTCTCGCTCTCGAGTGTTGAGGTCCTCTCGCAGGCCGGCCCCGGCTTCACGATCACCCCCAATGCCTCCATCACCGGCGAGCTCGCTGCCGGAGCCTCACGCGACCAATCCTTCGGCGTCACCGTGCCCCCGCACCCCGAGCTCACCAAGCCCTACTTCAGCCGTCCCAGCCTCGCGCAGACCTGGTACGACATCGACGATCCGCGCTACCTCGGCCTTCCCACGCGCCCCTATCCGCTGCTCGCCCAGGCCACCGTCACCTATCACGGCGTCAGCATCCAACTCGCCGGAGTCGTACAGACCGTCAATCGCGTCAACGGAATCGGCCCTGTGCTTCAGCCACTGCTCATCGCGCCTGCCATCTCACTCCTCGTCACGCCGCGAGCTGGCATCGTCCCGATCGACGACGGAGCCTTCGACCTCAGCGTCAAGCTGCACAGCAGCGTCAAAGATCCGGCCAAAGGCACCGTCCACCTCGATCTCCCCGCCGGCTGGACCTCCACGCCCGCCTCGGCCGACTTCTCCACCCAGCGCGAGGGCGAGGACCAGAACCTCTCCTTCCGCGTCCAGCCCAGCTCCGTCCAGCCGAAGCTCTACACCATCACCGCCGTCGCCGACTACAACGGCGAAAAGTACACCGAAGGCTTCGAGACCGTCGGCTACCCCGGAGTGCGCCCTTACCCGTACTATCGCCCCGCGACCTATAGAACGACAGGCGTTGATGTGAAGATCGCTCCTGGCCTCAAGGTCGGCTACGTCATGGGGACCGGCGACGACGTAGGTTCCTCGCTCGAAGGCCTCGGAGTCCACCCCACATACTTGGCCGCGCAGGATATCGCCGCCGCCAATCTCTCGCAGTACGACGTCATCATCCTTGGCATCCGCACCTACGCCACGCGTCCCGAGCTCAAGACCTTCAACACCTGCATCCTCGACTACGTCAAAAACGGTGGCACCGTCATCGTCCAGTACCAGACCCCCGAGTACGACCACAACTTCGGCCCCTACCCGCTCACCCTCTCCGGCGACCCCGAGAAAGTCATCGAAGAGGACAGCAAGGTCCAGATCCTCGCTCCCAACGACCCCGTCCTCAACTGGCCCAACAAGATCACTACCGCCGACTTCGACAACTGGGTCGAAGAGCGCGGCCACGGCTTCATCCGCCAATGGGACTCGCACTACGTCGCTCCCACCGAGATGCACGACGCCGGTCAGGACCCGCAGAAAGGCGGCCTCCTCTACGCGCACTACGGCAAGGGATACTACGTCTACATGGCCTACGCCTTCTTCCGCCAGATGCCCGAAGGAGTCCCCGGCTCCTACCGCATCATGGCCAACCTCATCAGCATGAGCAGGAATCACGCGCTCGCCACAGCAACCGGCAATTGA
- a CDS encoding APC family permease, whose protein sequence is MDVSRLPLTKKTKPAELERGLSTASALGLNVIDMVGVGPFVTLSLLVAAMGGPQAILGWALGALLSLCDGLIWSELGTAYPEAGGSYAYLRHLYGERGAGRAFSFLYAWQVLFSAPLSIASGCIGFSQYVSFFAPGASRAFASTSLLGVPIVLSGQTMIAMAACAIALVVLYRSIVEIDRIVRWLGVVVILTLLLIIFAGFTHFHPRLAFDFPAGAFHLNRAFFTGLGAGLLISAYDYWGYYNVCFLGSEVRDPQRTIPRAVLGSIAIVGTLYLLMNVSVLGVLPWREMVQETGSHAQIFTMAVFMERLYGHGAAGVMVVLISLAALCSVFALLLGYSRIPFAAARDGNFPAWFGAVHPKHRIPQHSLMTLGAMTLLCCIFRLQEVITTLVVIRILFQFLLQGVAVMLPKHRRQRRAGGFRMPLYPLPAVLALSGFLFILVSRPNFLREMRTAGVILLAGAAIFAVRRWRTPDRASD, encoded by the coding sequence ATGGACGTTAGCCGCCTTCCCTTGACGAAGAAGACTAAGCCGGCGGAGTTGGAGCGCGGGCTTTCGACAGCGTCGGCGCTGGGGCTGAACGTCATCGACATGGTGGGAGTAGGGCCGTTTGTGACGCTCTCGCTGCTCGTGGCGGCGATGGGCGGACCGCAGGCGATTCTGGGCTGGGCGCTGGGCGCGCTGCTCTCGCTGTGCGACGGGTTGATCTGGAGCGAGCTGGGGACGGCGTATCCGGAGGCGGGAGGATCGTACGCGTACCTGAGGCACCTTTATGGCGAGCGCGGGGCGGGGCGTGCTTTCTCGTTTCTGTATGCGTGGCAGGTGCTTTTTAGCGCGCCGCTCTCGATTGCTTCGGGATGCATCGGGTTCTCGCAGTATGTTTCGTTCTTCGCTCCGGGTGCCAGTCGCGCCTTCGCCTCTACTTCCCTGCTGGGCGTGCCGATTGTGCTGAGCGGGCAGACGATGATTGCGATGGCGGCGTGCGCGATCGCGCTGGTGGTGCTGTATCGCAGCATCGTGGAGATCGACAGGATTGTTCGCTGGCTTGGCGTCGTCGTCATCCTTACGCTGCTGTTGATTATTTTCGCGGGCTTCACGCACTTTCATCCTCGGCTGGCGTTCGACTTCCCTGCCGGCGCGTTTCACCTGAATCGCGCTTTCTTTACGGGGCTTGGCGCGGGGCTGCTGATCTCGGCGTATGACTACTGGGGCTACTACAACGTGTGCTTTCTGGGCTCGGAGGTTCGCGATCCGCAGAGGACGATTCCGCGCGCTGTGCTGGGATCGATTGCGATTGTGGGGACGCTGTATCTGCTGATGAATGTGAGCGTGCTGGGCGTGCTGCCCTGGCGCGAGATGGTGCAGGAGACGGGAAGCCATGCGCAGATCTTTACGATGGCCGTCTTCATGGAGCGGCTATACGGGCATGGGGCGGCAGGGGTGATGGTGGTGCTGATCTCGCTGGCGGCGCTGTGCTCGGTGTTTGCGCTGCTGCTCGGCTACTCGAGGATTCCCTTTGCGGCGGCGCGCGACGGTAACTTTCCGGCGTGGTTTGGCGCGGTGCATCCAAAGCACCGGATTCCGCAGCACTCGCTGATGACGCTGGGCGCGATGACGCTGCTGTGCTGCATCTTCCGTCTGCAGGAGGTGATCACGACACTGGTGGTCATCCGCATCCTGTTTCAGTTTCTGCTGCAGGGAGTGGCGGTGATGCTGCCGAAGCACAGGCGGCAGCGACGCGCGGGTGGATTCAGAATGCCGCTCTATCCTTTGCCTGCGGTGCTGGCCTTGAGCGGCTTTCTCTTCATCCTGGTCTCGCGGCCAAACTTTCTGCGCGAGATGCGCACGGCCGGAGTGATCCTGCTGGCGGGAGCTGCGATCTTTGCGGTCCGGCGATGGCGAACGCCGGACCGCGCAAGCGATTAG
- the glgP gene encoding alpha-glucan family phosphorylase — MSPSTAPSSDTINICSRTIAYFSMEIALSPTLPTYSGGLGMLAGDTLRSAADTGAPMVAVSLAHRRGYFRQILSDLGQQTEADVPWSPESTLPSANQIIALTLQGRQLLVRAWRFDVKGVTGHVIPVYLLDTDVEGNDPWDRKLTDHLYGGDSYYRLCQEAVLGLGGIALLHALGCKPEVYHMNEGHAALLSIALLEEHLAGEPLAQATDSDRDAVRKQCVFTTHTPVPAGHDQFGIDQMYQVLGQDRAAAIEAAGCLHNGLLNMTYLALHFSRYVNGVAMQHGKVSQQMFPEYKVHSITNGVHAATWLSAPFQELFDDEIPEWRTDNNYFRSVYGIDPARIAACHMKNKHRLFATLAKRTGHYFNPGVLTLGFARRVATYKRASLLLNDPSRLVALAEKIGGLQILFAGKAHPADNAGKSLIREVYSAAIKLNSLSLKIYYIENYDWELGALLTQGVDVWVNTPRRPYEASGTSGMKAAVNGVPSLSILDGWWIEGCAENTTGWAIEDGENEEAEADSLYDKLEQRVAPLFSNPQAWAKLQQHCIGINGAFFNTHRMLRQYYSDAYFPQPVVPSAEPQAQPLAATVEATTAVRSLA, encoded by the coding sequence ATGAGTCCCTCCACCGCTCCCTCCTCTGACACGATCAATATCTGTAGCCGTACGATTGCCTACTTTTCCATGGAGATCGCTCTCTCCCCGACGTTGCCCACCTATTCCGGCGGCCTCGGCATGCTCGCAGGGGACACTCTGCGCTCGGCAGCCGATACCGGCGCGCCCATGGTGGCCGTCTCCCTCGCACACCGCCGCGGCTACTTCCGCCAGATTCTCTCTGATCTCGGCCAGCAGACCGAAGCCGATGTCCCTTGGTCGCCCGAGTCCACCCTCCCCAGCGCCAATCAGATCATCGCCCTCACCCTGCAGGGCCGCCAGCTCCTCGTCCGCGCCTGGCGCTTCGACGTCAAAGGCGTCACCGGCCACGTGATCCCCGTCTACCTTCTCGACACCGACGTCGAAGGCAACGACCCTTGGGACCGCAAGCTCACCGACCACCTCTACGGCGGCGACTCCTACTACCGCCTCTGCCAGGAGGCCGTCCTCGGCCTCGGCGGCATCGCGCTCCTCCATGCCCTCGGCTGCAAGCCCGAGGTCTACCACATGAACGAGGGCCACGCCGCGCTGCTTTCCATCGCGCTCCTCGAAGAGCACCTCGCCGGCGAGCCCCTGGCTCAGGCCACCGACAGCGATCGAGACGCCGTCCGCAAGCAGTGCGTCTTCACGACCCACACCCCCGTCCCCGCCGGTCACGATCAGTTCGGCATCGACCAGATGTACCAGGTCCTCGGCCAGGACCGCGCCGCCGCCATTGAGGCCGCCGGCTGCCTCCACAACGGCCTCTTGAACATGACCTACCTCGCCCTGCACTTCTCCCGCTACGTCAACGGCGTGGCCATGCAGCACGGCAAGGTCTCCCAGCAGATGTTCCCCGAATACAAGGTGCACTCCATCACCAACGGCGTGCACGCCGCCACTTGGCTCTCCGCGCCCTTCCAGGAGCTCTTTGACGACGAGATTCCCGAGTGGCGCACCGACAATAATTACTTCCGTTCCGTGTACGGCATCGATCCCGCGCGCATCGCTGCCTGCCACATGAAGAACAAGCACCGCCTCTTCGCCACCCTGGCCAAGCGCACAGGACACTACTTCAACCCCGGCGTTCTCACCCTCGGATTCGCCCGCCGCGTCGCCACCTACAAGCGCGCGAGCCTTCTGCTCAACGATCCATCCCGTCTCGTCGCTCTCGCCGAAAAGATCGGTGGGCTGCAGATCCTCTTCGCCGGCAAGGCCCACCCCGCCGACAACGCCGGCAAGAGCCTCATCCGCGAGGTCTACTCTGCCGCGATCAAGCTCAACTCCTTGTCGCTCAAGATCTACTACATCGAAAACTACGACTGGGAGCTCGGCGCGCTGCTCACTCAGGGCGTGGACGTCTGGGTCAACACGCCCCGCCGCCCCTACGAGGCCTCCGGAACCTCAGGCATGAAGGCCGCCGTCAACGGCGTGCCCTCGCTCTCGATCCTCGATGGCTGGTGGATCGAAGGCTGCGCCGAGAACACCACCGGCTGGGCCATCGAAGACGGCGAGAACGAGGAAGCCGAGGCCGACAGTCTCTATGACAAGCTCGAGCAGCGCGTCGCTCCGCTCTTCTCGAATCCGCAGGCTTGGGCAAAGCTGCAGCAGCACTGCATCGGAATCAATGGGGCCTTCTTCAACACGCATCGCATGCTGCGCCAGTACTACAGCGACGCCTACTTCCCGCAGCCCGTCGTTCCATCAGCCGAGCCGCAGGCGCAACCGCTGGCCGCGACAGTTGAGGCGACGACGGCTGTCCGCTCCCTCGCCTAA
- a CDS encoding pyridoxal phosphate-dependent decarboxylase family protein, with the protein MPKDYAPPSNFFSLLNVAQQRLDEGFADLPRVPAPTLDQQAAAILNEAATRLQDNYPYGHPLYAGQMLKPPHPIARAAYALAMSINPNNHALDGGRASSAMEVEAVAALAKMFGWGDNNGGHLGHLTSGGTFANLEALWVAGQLTPGKTIAASDQAHYTHSRISSVLGLPFTSIASDATGRMDLAALEQALASGDIGTVVVTLGTTAIGAVDPLDRILALRQRYSFRIHVDAAYGGYFTLASNLPPDARAAYDAIAHVDSIVIDPHKHGLQPYGCGAILFRDPSVGRFYKHDSPYTYFSSKELHLGEISLECSRAGASAVALWATQRLLPYTPGGEFARGLEAGRNAALELSLRLVADERFVTPIAAPQLDILFWAVRAETPEHSSTLAQYIFDEAARLDLHLALANLPTRLFPQEAWPLAKPGYVTCLRSVLMKPEHLDWVDPIWQRLDLAATSVLRR; encoded by the coding sequence ATGCCGAAAGACTACGCGCCGCCTTCTAACTTCTTCTCCCTCCTGAACGTCGCGCAACAACGCCTCGACGAAGGCTTCGCCGACCTGCCTCGAGTCCCCGCACCTACGCTCGATCAGCAGGCCGCCGCCATCCTCAACGAAGCCGCCACGCGCCTGCAAGACAACTACCCCTACGGCCACCCGCTCTACGCGGGCCAGATGCTCAAGCCGCCTCATCCCATAGCCCGCGCAGCCTATGCGCTGGCGATGTCGATCAACCCCAACAACCACGCGCTCGACGGCGGCCGCGCCAGCTCCGCGATGGAAGTTGAAGCTGTCGCTGCACTTGCGAAGATGTTCGGCTGGGGCGATAACAATGGGGGGCATCTCGGCCATCTCACGAGCGGAGGCACCTTCGCCAACCTCGAAGCGCTCTGGGTTGCGGGCCAGCTCACCCCCGGCAAGACCATCGCCGCCTCCGACCAGGCCCACTACACCCACAGCCGCATCTCCAGCGTCCTCGGCCTGCCATTCACCAGCATCGCGTCCGACGCGACCGGCCGCATGGACCTGGCCGCGCTCGAGCAGGCCCTTGCTTCAGGCGACATCGGCACCGTCGTCGTCACGCTCGGCACAACCGCCATCGGAGCCGTCGATCCGCTCGACCGCATCCTCGCGCTTCGCCAGCGCTACAGCTTCCGCATCCACGTCGACGCGGCCTACGGTGGATACTTCACCCTCGCCTCCAACCTCCCGCCAGACGCCCGGGCTGCTTACGACGCCATCGCGCATGTCGACTCCATCGTCATCGACCCTCACAAGCACGGTCTACAGCCCTACGGCTGCGGAGCCATCCTCTTCCGCGACCCCTCCGTGGGTCGCTTCTACAAACACGACTCTCCCTACACCTACTTCTCGTCGAAAGAGCTCCATCTCGGCGAGATCTCGCTCGAGTGCTCGCGCGCCGGAGCCTCCGCCGTCGCCCTGTGGGCCACGCAACGCCTGCTCCCCTACACGCCAGGAGGCGAGTTCGCGCGAGGGCTGGAAGCTGGCCGAAACGCAGCCCTCGAACTAAGCCTCCGGCTCGTAGCCGACGAGCGCTTCGTCACTCCCATCGCCGCACCCCAGCTCGACATCCTCTTCTGGGCTGTGCGCGCCGAGACTCCGGAGCACTCCTCGACGCTCGCGCAGTACATCTTCGACGAGGCCGCCCGCCTGGACCTTCATCTCGCCCTCGCCAATCTCCCCACGCGCCTCTTTCCCCAGGAGGCATGGCCCTTAGCGAAGCCCGGCTACGTCACGTGCCTGCGCTCCGTCCTCATGAAGCCCGAGCACCTCGACTGGGTCGACCCGATCTGGCAGCGCCTCGACCTGGCCGCGACTAGCGTCTTACGTCGCTGA
- a CDS encoding DUF1684 domain-containing protein, with protein sequence MKRLLLLLTIVPVLSAQTAAAPDYLQQITQFRTQRAKNLSAPEGWFSLVALQWLKPGDTSVGSAPGNTLHLDHAPAHLATFHLTGNTVTLAPPPGSFPASTTLDGKPAAAATLSYDDDHPSQLRDGGLLVIVIKRGDRLYLRVKDAQAPTRTAFHGLNWYAPDQRFVLTAKWTPSNPPHSLTVPNVLGQIDHEASPGVAEFTLNGQTLRLEPVIEDPADKRLFFIFRDTTSRTTTYGAGRFLYTQYPSNGLDKPGTVVLDFNRTQNPPCAYTAYATCPLPPQQNRLDIAMPAGEKRYHE encoded by the coding sequence ATGAAAAGACTCCTCCTGCTCCTCACCATCGTTCCTGTTCTCTCCGCCCAGACCGCAGCCGCTCCGGACTATCTTCAGCAGATAACCCAGTTCCGCACACAGCGCGCAAAGAATCTCTCCGCGCCCGAGGGCTGGTTCTCGCTCGTCGCGCTGCAGTGGCTCAAGCCCGGCGACACCTCCGTCGGCTCCGCTCCCGGCAACACGCTCCACCTCGACCACGCCCCAGCGCACTTGGCCACATTCCACCTTACAGGCAACACCGTCACCCTCGCTCCGCCCCCAGGAAGCTTCCCCGCCAGCACCACCCTCGACGGCAAACCCGCCGCCGCTGCCACGCTCTCCTACGACGACGACCACCCCTCGCAACTCCGCGACGGCGGCCTTCTCGTCATCGTCATCAAGCGCGGTGACCGCCTCTACCTCCGCGTCAAAGACGCACAAGCCCCCACACGCACTGCCTTCCACGGCCTCAACTGGTACGCTCCAGACCAGCGCTTCGTCCTCACCGCAAAGTGGACACCCTCCAACCCACCCCATTCCCTCACTGTCCCCAACGTCCTCGGGCAGATCGACCACGAGGCCTCGCCCGGCGTCGCCGAGTTCACGCTCAACGGCCAGACCCTCCGCCTCGAGCCCGTCATCGAAGACCCCGCCGACAAACGGCTCTTCTTCATCTTCCGCGATACCACCAGCCGGACCACGACCTACGGAGCAGGCCGCTTTCTCTACACGCAATACCCGAGCAACGGCCTCGACAAGCCCGGCACCGTCGTCCTCGACTTCAATCGCACCCAGAACCCCCCCTGTGCGTACACCGCCTACGCCACCTGCCCGCTGCCGCCCCAGCAGAATCGCCTCGACATCGCCATGCCGGCAGGAGAAAAACGCTATCACGAATGA